In a single window of the Candidatus Nanosynbacter featherlites genome:
- a CDS encoding nicotianamine synthase family protein: MDIAIKTVMNLHEFAPSPDVNAAFSGLVASVVQATALPTWCNDEVCREVQRRCSLSESEMEMYWSRRIASSARPQRELETFWYIDNYRELVRREVSLLAGSGLSLTDSSRAAMIGSGPLPLTAWCLWHQTDAAVDLVDVAPAALVQSRELARAIAWPVGECLVADGAAVALPDSAYDVIYVAGLAGDSVEAKQQIIDNILPALRPGGRIIVRGAHGAKTLLYPAFDPNGLRRLQLLIEYNPDDDIINSVYVYKKG; the protein is encoded by the coding sequence ATGGATATAGCAATTAAAACAGTGATGAATTTGCATGAGTTTGCGCCATCACCAGATGTGAACGCAGCTTTCTCTGGCTTGGTGGCGTCGGTTGTACAGGCGACAGCGTTACCGACCTGGTGCAATGATGAAGTGTGTCGCGAGGTGCAACGCCGTTGTTCCCTGTCGGAATCAGAGATGGAAATGTATTGGTCGCGGCGAATTGCCAGCTCAGCCCGTCCGCAGCGAGAGCTGGAAACGTTTTGGTATATTGACAATTACCGCGAGCTAGTGCGGCGTGAAGTTAGCTTGTTGGCCGGGTCGGGTTTGTCTTTGACTGACAGTAGCCGCGCGGCGATGATTGGCAGCGGTCCCCTGCCTTTGACCGCTTGGTGCTTGTGGCATCAGACAGACGCGGCGGTTGATTTGGTGGACGTGGCGCCGGCTGCTTTGGTACAGTCGCGCGAACTGGCACGGGCGATTGCTTGGCCGGTTGGTGAGTGCTTGGTGGCGGACGGAGCGGCGGTGGCTTTGCCGGATAGTGCTTACGACGTGATTTATGTGGCTGGGCTGGCGGGCGATTCGGTTGAAGCCAAACAACAAATTATTGATAATATTTTGCCAGCGCTCCGGCCTGGCGGGCGGATCATTGTGCGCGGCGCCCACGGCGCGAAAACGTTGTTATACCCAGCGTTTGACCCGAATGGCTTGCGGCGCTTGCAGCTGCTGATCGAGTATAACCCTGACGACGATATTATTAACTCAGTATATGTGTACAAGAAAGGTTAA
- a CDS encoding DUF475 domain-containing protein, whose protein sequence is MKHLWHSHHPFRIFWFSALLTLILGSLTFMHLGLGGLWLFAILVVLEVTFSFDNAVINSKVLAGMSSTWQKVFLTVGIFVAVFVVRFILPIFIVMVASGHGFTEVVDLAINKPAEYGHILHEASPMIDAFGGAFLIMIGLSYFIDYNKRIHWVSHVEPWLAKAGRFENFKVCLMLAVATILYFTVEPAHQSLILISSILGIMLHIGLELFGSFFHEDDAKAIKIKTGWAAFASLLYLEVLDASFSFDGVIGAFAITSSVLLIVAGLASGAIWVRSLTVYLLRTGVLSKYKYLENGAHWAITALGMMMIAKLFHLELPEWATGGLGLLFVSLAVGSSVLEARAIKLRETAAKIKRRKR, encoded by the coding sequence ATGAAACATCTCTGGCATTCACATCATCCATTTCGAATTTTTTGGTTTTCAGCACTATTGACATTGATTTTGGGCAGCTTGACGTTCATGCACTTGGGTCTTGGCGGCCTCTGGTTATTTGCTATTTTGGTGGTGTTGGAAGTTACGTTTAGCTTTGACAACGCGGTGATTAACAGCAAAGTGTTGGCTGGCATGAGCTCGACATGGCAAAAAGTATTTTTGACGGTCGGCATCTTTGTGGCAGTGTTTGTGGTGCGGTTTATTTTGCCAATTTTCATCGTTATGGTGGCGAGTGGTCATGGTTTCACCGAGGTGGTTGACTTGGCTATCAATAAGCCAGCCGAGTATGGTCACATCTTGCATGAGGCATCGCCGATGATTGATGCGTTTGGTGGGGCGTTTTTGATCATGATTGGGTTAAGTTATTTCATCGACTACAACAAGCGTATCCACTGGGTCAGTCATGTTGAGCCGTGGCTAGCTAAGGCTGGACGGTTTGAGAATTTCAAAGTATGTCTGATGTTGGCGGTGGCGACGATTTTGTATTTCACGGTGGAGCCAGCACACCAATCGCTTATTTTGATCTCATCTATTCTGGGGATTATGCTGCACATCGGGCTGGAATTGTTTGGCTCATTCTTTCACGAGGATGATGCCAAGGCCATTAAAATCAAGACTGGTTGGGCAGCATTTGCAAGCTTGCTGTATCTTGAGGTTCTGGATGCTAGCTTTAGTTTCGACGGCGTCATCGGTGCCTTTGCTATCACTAGTAGTGTCCTGTTGATTGTTGCTGGACTGGCGTCTGGAGCTATTTGGGTGCGGTCATTGACGGTGTATCTGTTGCGTACAGGCGTACTCAGTAAATATAAGTATCTGGAAAATGGCGCACACTGGGCAATTACGGCACTGGGCATGATGATGATTGCTAAGCTGTTTCATCTGGAGCTGCCGGAGTGGGCGACGGGCGGCTTGGGGTTGTTGTTTGTGAGCCTGGCGGTTGGTAGTAGTGTTCTGGAAGCACGGGCCATCAAGCTGCGAGAAACGGCAGCAAAAATCAAGCGCCGAAAACGATAA
- a CDS encoding Fur family transcriptional regulator, with product MTIDELLKQHNLRLTKPRQQVFDVLRQSAVPLTISDIAKKCKNVDRASVYRTLVTFDQLHIVSAVAIGWKSYYELAEPFIPHHHHLYCIHCQNAEPIQTPELEQLVGYLSRKHQFAVVKHHFELEGICKNCQQTKQYKK from the coding sequence ATGACAATAGACGAACTGCTCAAACAGCACAACTTGCGTCTGACGAAACCGCGCCAGCAAGTATTTGACGTACTGCGACAATCAGCCGTTCCACTAACCATTAGTGACATTGCCAAAAAATGCAAAAACGTTGACCGAGCCAGCGTCTACCGCACCCTCGTTACCTTTGATCAGCTACACATCGTCAGCGCCGTTGCTATTGGCTGGAAAAGCTACTACGAGCTCGCTGAACCATTCATCCCACATCATCACCATCTCTACTGTATCCACTGTCAAAACGCTGAGCCCATCCAAACACCAGAATTGGAACAGCTTGTTGGCTATCTCAGTCGCAAACATCAGTTTGCCGTTGTCAAACACCACTTTGAACTAGAAGGCATTTGCAAAAATTGTCAGCAAACCAAGCAATATAAAAAATAA
- a CDS encoding GTP-binding protein, translated as MNDTIALYLVNGALGAGKTTLVDFLVQQPEFAGARVVENEFASESIDSCTLAQRVDELATIAGECICCSSGQELIDILHNFAISGKAPVIIESTGVANTLRVVEKLLAGDIFEQYDLKQSLYVVDGAEARADGLAKALLAEAQAADTVLISKLDLLTENDRQQLIETLLQQGLTKVVMMDHGKFDLAQLASESRILDYLLLHEPAENAAEDALNYSVVDVAELAISAEKIEKIWASLRDKYALRRMKGAVVEGDEIFHIEATPQQIRVTRGAADEPLKLVVIGERAREITSAVIMKELG; from the coding sequence ATGAACGATACAATTGCATTATATCTGGTGAATGGCGCGCTGGGTGCTGGCAAAACGACGCTGGTTGATTTTTTGGTGCAGCAACCGGAGTTTGCTGGCGCGCGAGTGGTTGAAAATGAGTTTGCGTCGGAAAGTATTGACAGCTGTACATTAGCGCAACGCGTTGATGAACTAGCGACAATTGCTGGCGAGTGTATCTGTTGCAGTAGCGGCCAAGAGTTGATTGATATTTTGCACAATTTTGCAATAAGCGGAAAAGCACCGGTTATCATTGAGTCAACTGGCGTCGCTAACACTCTGCGGGTGGTCGAGAAATTGCTGGCTGGCGATATCTTTGAGCAGTATGATTTGAAGCAGTCGTTGTATGTTGTGGATGGAGCTGAAGCCAGGGCTGACGGTTTGGCGAAGGCGTTGCTGGCGGAAGCTCAGGCAGCGGATACGGTACTAATCAGCAAGCTGGATTTGCTGACTGAAAATGATCGCCAGCAGCTAATTGAAACATTGTTGCAACAAGGGCTGACGAAGGTTGTGATGATGGACCACGGTAAGTTTGACTTGGCGCAGCTTGCTAGCGAGTCGCGTATTTTGGATTATTTGCTACTGCACGAGCCTGCGGAAAACGCGGCTGAGGATGCTTTAAATTATAGCGTGGTTGATGTGGCTGAGTTGGCTATTAGCGCTGAGAAGATTGAGAAGATCTGGGCTAGTTTGCGAGATAAATATGCTTTGCGGCGCATGAAAGGCGCAGTTGTTGAGGGTGACGAGATATTTCACATCGAAGCAACGCCACAGCAAATACGGGTCACGCGCGGTGCCGCTGACGAGCCATTAAAACTTGTTGTCATTGGCGAACGGGCGCGTGAGATTACTAGCGCAGTAATTATGAAGGAGTTGGGATGA
- a CDS encoding response regulator transcription factor, whose protein sequence is MAIKTILCIEDDRFIGEMYVRSLERAGYTVTWMVDGNDGLVAARNQSYDLIILDLMLPEQRGDQILDALRNGETDLVPNSKILIMTNFEQDDQSKSQLLPRIDGYLIKADITPRKLLEVIEQLGE, encoded by the coding sequence ATGGCGATCAAAACAATTTTATGCATCGAAGATGACAGATTTATTGGCGAAATGTACGTGCGCAGTTTGGAGCGCGCAGGCTATACCGTCACCTGGATGGTGGATGGCAACGATGGCTTGGTGGCAGCGCGCAACCAGTCGTACGACCTGATCATTTTGGACTTGATGTTGCCAGAGCAGCGTGGCGACCAGATTTTAGACGCCCTCAGAAACGGCGAAACTGATTTGGTGCCTAACAGCAAGATTCTCATCATGACCAACTTTGAACAAGACGACCAATCCAAGTCGCAGCTGCTGCCTAGAATCGACGGCTACCTCATCAAAGCCGACATCACGCCTCGGAAGCTACTGGAGGTGATCGAACAACTGGGTGAGTAG
- the pth gene encoding aminoacyl-tRNA hydrolase codes for MKIILALGNPGDKYTYTRHNAGFLVIDQLAAEQDAQFSNKPKFFADIAEISHPKAPGNVLLVKPTTYYNEVGIAARALMDFYKLTLDDLLIIHDDTALDFGKIRVRKGGESAGNNGLKSLHRHIGSDFWHIRIGTDNLLRRQIGDVDFVLSKFNADERTILRDWTIPESIKLTEAFLNGTIEPLSIKL; via the coding sequence ATGAAAATCATCCTCGCCCTCGGCAATCCTGGCGATAAATACACCTACACCCGGCACAATGCTGGCTTTTTGGTAATTGACCAGTTGGCGGCGGAGCAAGATGCACAGTTTAGCAATAAGCCTAAATTCTTTGCCGACATTGCCGAAATCAGTCACCCCAAAGCGCCGGGCAACGTCCTACTCGTCAAGCCAACTACCTACTACAACGAGGTTGGCATTGCGGCGCGAGCGCTCATGGATTTTTATAAGCTGACGCTTGATGATCTCCTGATTATTCATGACGATACGGCGCTTGATTTTGGTAAAATTCGTGTCCGCAAGGGCGGTGAAAGTGCTGGCAACAATGGCCTCAAGTCACTGCATCGACATATTGGTAGTGACTTCTGGCATATTCGCATCGGCACCGACAATCTACTACGCCGGCAAATTGGCGATGTCGATTTCGTCCTCAGCAAGTTCAACGCCGACGAACGAACAATTCTCCGCGATTGGACAATCCCTGAATCAATCAAACTGACCGAGGCATTTCTCAACGGCACCATTGAGCCGCTGAGCATTAAGCTCTAA
- a CDS encoding response regulator transcription factor: protein MTKILLVEDDKSLREIYGVRLLAEGYDIVSAGDGEEALAMAIKERPALILSDVMMPKISGFDMLDILRSATETKDIKVIIMTALSSEDQRARGEQLGADRYLVKSQVGIEDVVRTVHEVLGDVPGLTPAPQPQPAAQPAAPQPAPAMPQSPQMPPVRPDVSALSPQPTLQAAAPAPATLPQPTAPFSSSAPRPANLGERVIRPLEGASLTPTEDVAKLMEQELEGIPNLKPQPAEPEHTPEETIPTLTAAPSPAPETPAEPTHIPVTTPTPQAPQSLQSAATPEQPVPTIPAAPVANPALQPPANAAPTHIPPAPVLHPLPSQPPQPPQTPPPAQPQA from the coding sequence ATGACAAAAATTTTACTCGTTGAAGATGACAAAAGTTTACGCGAAATCTATGGCGTACGATTATTAGCAGAAGGATACGATATCGTGTCCGCAGGTGACGGTGAAGAAGCACTCGCCATGGCCATCAAAGAACGGCCAGCACTCATCCTGAGCGACGTGATGATGCCGAAAATTTCTGGCTTTGACATGCTGGATATTTTGCGGTCTGCCACCGAAACCAAAGACATCAAAGTGATCATCATGACCGCCTTGTCCTCAGAAGACCAACGAGCTCGTGGTGAACAATTAGGCGCTGACCGCTATCTTGTGAAATCCCAAGTTGGCATTGAAGACGTCGTCCGCACCGTGCATGAAGTCTTGGGCGATGTTCCAGGGCTCACACCAGCACCACAGCCGCAACCAGCCGCCCAGCCAGCAGCACCTCAGCCAGCGCCAGCCATGCCGCAATCACCACAAATGCCGCCGGTCCGACCTGATGTCTCAGCATTGTCACCACAGCCAACATTGCAAGCTGCCGCACCAGCGCCAGCCACACTACCACAGCCAACTGCACCTTTCTCATCTTCAGCGCCGCGTCCTGCCAACCTAGGCGAACGCGTCATTCGACCACTTGAGGGCGCCAGTCTGACGCCAACAGAGGATGTTGCCAAGCTCATGGAACAAGAACTGGAGGGAATTCCAAATCTCAAACCACAACCAGCTGAACCTGAGCATACCCCAGAAGAAACTATTCCAACCCTAACAGCAGCTCCATCTCCAGCCCCTGAAACTCCAGCAGAGCCTACTCACATTCCTGTCACCACACCAACGCCTCAAGCTCCACAAAGCCTGCAAAGCGCCGCCACTCCAGAGCAGCCAGTTCCAACCATCCCAGCAGCACCAGTTGCCAATCCAGCTCTACAACCACCGGCAAATGCTGCGCCAACTCACATACCACCAGCTCCAGTCTTACATCCGCTTCCGTCTCAGCCACCACAACCACCGCAAACTCCTCCACCAGCACAACCACAAGCATAA
- the der gene encoding ribosome biogenesis GTPase Der, whose product MSHKLPTVAIIGQANVGKSSLFNRLTRARTAIVAREAGTTRDNVVGKVSYKRRASSPDEASQAEFWLIDTAGLKPAEDEFEATIQDQIADASAAADVILVMVDSTVYPSDADRQLAKKALKSGKPVLLIANKADLKGSLHTDEFKRLGIKTIIKTSAEHNIGISDLLDNIADLIPPATQTAPDNIIRVALIGRPNVGKSNLFNTLAGKQQAIVANVAGTTRDVNRVQVRYHGQTIELLDTAGIRRQGKQETGIEKFSVLRTMQAINEADVCFLLMDVNELNVGLDQRLAGIIDEAGKGLVLVVSKWDSVEGKDAYTRDELAPQISYHFKFTPYAPLIFTSSVTGQNVAKLFDLALDIYKRRHQECKTRVLNDLLQKAVAAHPPAGLKNSHPKLRYIVQTDIAPPWFVIYGSNLKFVHWSYKRYLERTLREAFNFAGTPIKLSFRDEKQLKANRKRVARGLAPVTKAYKQAKNAEKG is encoded by the coding sequence ATGTCTCATAAATTACCTACCGTCGCCATCATCGGCCAAGCTAACGTTGGCAAAAGTTCATTGTTCAATCGCTTGACGCGCGCCCGCACCGCCATCGTCGCCCGCGAAGCCGGCACCACCCGCGACAACGTTGTTGGCAAAGTCTCATACAAACGCCGCGCCTCATCTCCTGACGAGGCAAGCCAGGCTGAATTCTGGCTCATCGACACCGCCGGCCTTAAGCCCGCCGAAGACGAATTCGAAGCAACCATCCAAGACCAAATCGCCGACGCCTCCGCCGCGGCAGATGTCATCCTCGTCATGGTTGATTCTACTGTCTATCCATCAGACGCCGACCGTCAACTGGCCAAAAAAGCCCTCAAAAGCGGCAAGCCCGTCCTCCTCATCGCCAATAAAGCCGACCTCAAAGGCTCGCTCCACACCGACGAATTCAAGCGTCTCGGCATCAAAACCATCATCAAAACCTCGGCCGAGCACAACATCGGCATTTCTGATCTGCTCGACAATATCGCCGATCTCATCCCGCCAGCCACTCAAACCGCACCTGACAACATCATCCGTGTCGCCTTGATCGGCCGGCCAAATGTCGGCAAAAGTAACTTGTTTAACACCTTGGCGGGCAAGCAGCAAGCCATCGTCGCCAACGTTGCCGGCACCACCCGCGACGTCAACCGCGTCCAGGTCCGCTACCATGGCCAAACCATTGAGCTACTCGACACCGCCGGCATTCGCCGTCAAGGCAAGCAAGAAACCGGCATTGAAAAATTCTCGGTCCTACGCACCATGCAGGCCATCAATGAAGCCGACGTCTGTTTTCTGCTGATGGACGTCAATGAATTAAACGTCGGGCTAGACCAACGACTGGCGGGCATCATCGACGAAGCAGGCAAAGGTCTAGTCCTGGTTGTCAGCAAGTGGGATTCCGTCGAAGGCAAAGACGCCTACACCCGCGACGAGCTAGCACCACAAATTAGCTATCATTTCAAATTCACACCCTACGCACCACTGATCTTCACCTCATCAGTCACTGGCCAAAACGTCGCCAAATTGTTCGACCTAGCCCTTGATATTTATAAGCGCCGCCACCAAGAGTGCAAAACCCGCGTCCTCAACGACCTCTTACAAAAAGCCGTTGCCGCTCATCCGCCAGCTGGCTTGAAGAATTCACACCCAAAACTCCGCTACATCGTCCAGACCGACATCGCTCCACCATGGTTCGTCATCTACGGCAGCAACCTCAAATTCGTCCACTGGAGCTATAAACGCTACTTGGAGCGCACCCTGCGTGAAGCCTTCAACTTTGCCGGCACGCCCATTAAACTATCTTTCCGCGACGAAAAACAACTGAAAGCCAACCGCAAACGCGTCGCCCGCGGCCTGGCACCCGTCACCAAGGCCTACAAACAAGCCAAGAACGCCGAGAAGGGCTAG
- a CDS encoding GTP-binding protein, giving the protein MAKRDDDLEFSINAAFDEARTIVDKVPLYLVNGSLGAGKTSVLEFLLRQSDFTGARVIENEYANENVDGYRLEGLADMVTTLAGDCVCCGSEDALTKMLMDFSRYSPAPVFIEATGVARTMNLVERLISAKMFAKYELMQSFYVIDAHEILCGVEPAHEIELQAADVILVTKEDLLKGNERAEYEAKRRALPYAKVLSAPYGQFDLSKITTPSGLLAFFDQYDGELAVPDNPTYSVIDLSTTTVGEAVFEKLWPELFAAYGLRRLKGCFVNDRGERRHIEATQCQIEIRHARSDEAVKIVLIGERADEITRDILQAQILMYGG; this is encoded by the coding sequence ATGGCAAAGCGCGATGATGATTTGGAATTTAGTATCAATGCAGCATTTGACGAAGCACGGACGATTGTTGATAAAGTACCGCTATATTTGGTGAATGGGTCGCTGGGTGCTGGTAAAACCAGCGTACTTGAATTCTTATTGCGACAAAGTGACTTTACGGGCGCACGAGTGATTGAAAATGAATATGCCAACGAAAATGTCGATGGCTACCGACTGGAGGGGCTGGCAGACATGGTGACGACCCTGGCTGGCGACTGTGTTTGTTGCGGCTCGGAGGATGCGCTGACCAAGATGCTGATGGATTTTAGTCGCTATTCCCCTGCACCAGTGTTCATTGAGGCGACGGGGGTGGCGCGGACGATGAATTTGGTGGAGCGATTGATCAGCGCCAAGATGTTTGCCAAGTACGAGCTGATGCAGAGTTTTTACGTGATCGACGCGCATGAGATTTTATGCGGTGTTGAGCCAGCGCATGAAATTGAGCTACAAGCCGCAGATGTGATTTTGGTGACCAAGGAAGATTTATTGAAGGGTAATGAACGAGCTGAATACGAGGCCAAACGCCGCGCCCTGCCCTACGCCAAGGTGCTGAGCGCCCCGTACGGCCAGTTTGATCTCAGTAAAATAACCACGCCGTCGGGACTGTTGGCGTTTTTTGACCAGTATGATGGCGAGTTGGCGGTGCCGGACAATCCGACGTACAGTGTGATTGATTTGTCGACCACTACTGTTGGTGAAGCGGTGTTTGAGAAACTATGGCCAGAGTTGTTTGCGGCATATGGTCTCAGGCGTCTGAAGGGTTGTTTTGTGAACGACCGCGGTGAGCGGCGGCACATTGAAGCGACGCAGTGTCAGATTGAGATTCGTCATGCACGCTCAGACGAGGCAGTAAAAATTGTGCTGATCGGTGAGCGAGCAGATGAAATTACGCGTGATATTTTGCAAGCACAAATCCTCATGTATGGTGGATGA
- a CDS encoding pseudouridine synthase has product MPDNTTPTHDSAQRLNKFVALALGVSRRQADELIEQGKVTVNGQPAKLGQRVTTTDIIRHDNKPLTAQFHQLILLHKPVGYLCSRASQGGVPTIYELLPTSLHHLKPVGRLDKDSSGLILLTNDGDFAHQMTHPSFHKMKRYLVTLDQPLQPLHRQMINDFGVQLPDGPSRLTLERQHDGDDHRWIVQMSEGRNRQIRRTFAALGYTVTKLHRTDFGNYTLGDIKRGEFQESKLTPSQRLVYRIDT; this is encoded by the coding sequence ATGCCAGACAATACCACACCAACTCATGATTCAGCCCAGCGCCTCAACAAATTCGTGGCGCTGGCGCTTGGTGTGTCGCGCCGCCAGGCTGACGAGTTGATTGAACAGGGCAAGGTCACGGTGAACGGCCAGCCCGCCAAGCTGGGCCAACGCGTCACCACAACCGACATTATTCGCCACGACAACAAACCGCTCACCGCCCAGTTCCACCAGCTCATTCTCCTCCATAAACCCGTCGGCTACCTCTGTTCGCGCGCTTCCCAGGGTGGCGTACCAACTATTTATGAATTATTACCAACCAGCCTCCATCACCTGAAACCCGTCGGTCGCTTGGATAAAGACAGCTCTGGGCTCATCCTCCTCACCAACGACGGCGATTTTGCCCACCAGATGACGCACCCGTCATTTCACAAAATGAAGCGCTATTTGGTGACGCTCGACCAACCGCTTCAGCCACTCCACCGGCAAATGATCAATGACTTTGGTGTGCAGCTACCTGACGGCCCCAGCCGCTTGACGCTCGAACGCCAGCACGACGGTGATGACCACCGCTGGATCGTCCAGATGAGCGAAGGCCGCAACCGCCAAATCCGCCGCACCTTCGCCGCTCTTGGCTACACCGTCACCAAGCTCCACCGGACAGACTTCGGTAACTACACTCTCGGTGACATCAAACGCGGGGAATTTCAGGAAAGTAAATTGACACCAAGTCAACGATTGGTGTATCGTATAGATACATAG
- a CDS encoding sensor histidine kinase, producing the protein MKESRVGQSDRTFSKFWLRRLSKASLLVNLFILLTYASARFLPNNYRFTIGDSVTDLAATISLLSAVWALGLCFWTPKKQRVYLACATYASLIITIAALIATSGGIYSPFTSLWLMVTIFAAVFGLWLTSGIILLVVAHIAMIHFETPLTLEQIAISTALGIMPSVLSIVLWRYQPQKKLDDRFTELENRLTSAEGKSDVVINTIDDGVMAISNDGIIELINPAAQQMIGWDKGDALGLSWQSVLKLVLKDGSDIPEGKHPVAQALSSNQPTHSDNLFLKTFSDKRLPITIVSSPIGPQKEGVIIVFRDISKERAEEREQAEFISTASHEMRTPVASIEGYLGLALNPATAQIDDKARDFITKAHASAQHLGRLFQDLLDISRAEDGRLKDEPKLFNVTDFVADIFEGLAHKAAEKNLLYSFRPHALAKDSADQHLQPIYYAFVDPDHFREITANLIENAIKYTKEGEVVVDVTGDSSKVVVSVMDSGLGIPAEDVPHLFQKFYRVDNSATREIGGTGLGLYLSRRLAESMSGDLRVESEYGKGSTFFLEIPRISKEEAAHKEASLQPASVRYHQPQQQAPVIPDTTPVEPPANPPAQPPTEQPQQPTEPAQSTEPLGQPSQSATPQQTPAPTSPEHTTLADIEHHLETSRRAISIPRRTNNS; encoded by the coding sequence ATGAAAGAATCGAGGGTGGGGCAGTCTGACAGAACATTTTCCAAATTTTGGCTGCGCCGTCTCAGCAAAGCTTCGCTACTAGTCAATCTCTTCATTCTCCTCACGTACGCATCAGCTCGTTTTTTGCCCAACAATTACCGATTTACCATTGGCGATTCAGTCACTGACTTAGCCGCCACCATCAGCTTATTGTCCGCAGTTTGGGCACTTGGTCTATGCTTTTGGACGCCCAAAAAACAACGCGTCTACCTGGCATGTGCCACCTATGCATCACTCATCATCACCATCGCAGCGCTCATCGCCACCAGCGGCGGCATCTATTCTCCATTCACCAGCCTGTGGCTCATGGTCACCATTTTTGCTGCAGTATTTGGGTTGTGGCTGACTAGCGGCATCATCTTGTTGGTCGTGGCGCACATCGCCATGATTCATTTTGAAACACCACTGACGCTGGAACAAATAGCCATCAGTACAGCGCTTGGCATCATGCCATCTGTCCTGAGTATCGTCCTGTGGCGGTACCAACCACAGAAGAAGCTTGATGATCGATTTACTGAACTGGAAAATAGGCTAACCTCTGCCGAGGGTAAATCTGATGTCGTCATCAATACCATCGACGACGGCGTGATGGCCATTTCCAATGACGGTATCATTGAACTTATCAATCCAGCCGCGCAGCAGATGATCGGTTGGGACAAAGGCGACGCTTTGGGTCTGAGTTGGCAAAGTGTCCTCAAGCTGGTGCTCAAGGACGGATCTGACATCCCAGAGGGCAAACATCCCGTTGCTCAAGCGTTGTCTTCAAACCAGCCCACTCACAGCGACAACCTATTTCTCAAAACTTTCTCAGACAAACGGTTACCGATCACCATCGTCAGTTCTCCAATCGGCCCACAAAAGGAAGGCGTCATCATCGTGTTCCGCGACATCTCCAAAGAGCGCGCCGAGGAGCGAGAGCAAGCCGAGTTCATCTCCACCGCCAGTCACGAGATGCGCACGCCCGTGGCTTCCATCGAGGGATATCTGGGCCTGGCGCTCAACCCCGCCACCGCCCAAATTGACGACAAAGCACGCGACTTCATCACCAAAGCGCACGCCTCCGCTCAACACCTGGGCCGATTATTCCAAGACCTGCTGGATATCAGTAGAGCCGAGGACGGACGCCTCAAAGATGAACCAAAGCTATTTAACGTAACTGATTTTGTGGCAGACATCTTTGAGGGTCTGGCGCACAAAGCCGCCGAGAAAAATCTGCTCTATTCGTTTCGGCCGCACGCGCTAGCCAAAGACTCCGCTGACCAACATCTGCAGCCCATTTATTACGCCTTTGTTGACCCCGACCATTTCCGGGAAATCACCGCCAATTTGATAGAAAACGCCATCAAATACACTAAAGAGGGGGAAGTGGTGGTTGACGTCACTGGCGACTCATCAAAGGTAGTTGTCAGCGTGATGGATTCTGGTCTGGGAATTCCCGCAGAAGACGTTCCGCATCTTTTCCAAAAGTTTTATCGGGTTGATAATTCAGCCACTCGCGAAATCGGCGGTACTGGCTTGGGATTGTACCTGTCTCGCCGACTAGCCGAAAGCATGTCGGGCGATTTACGTGTCGAGAGCGAGTACGGCAAGGGAAGTACGTTCTTCCTGGAAATACCACGGATTTCCAAAGAGGAAGCTGCTCACAAAGAAGCATCCTTGCAGCCAGCATCAGTTCGGTACCATCAACCACAGCAGCAAGCCCCGGTAATTCCTGACACAACGCCCGTAGAACCACCAGCAAATCCTCCAGCACAGCCGCCAACAGAACAGCCCCAGCAGCCTACCGAACCCGCCCAAAGTACTGAGCCGCTCGGCCAGCCCAGCCAGTCAGCAACACCCCAACAAACACCAGCACCAACTAGCCCAGAACACACCACGCTGGCTGATATTGAACATCACTTGGAGACCAGCCGTCGCGCCATCAGCATACCACGGAGAACCAATAATTCATAA